From a single Bacillus gobiensis genomic region:
- a CDS encoding NAD(P)H-dependent oxidoreductase — MNTLIVIAHPNPSSFNYSLLDRVTHYLEELNYNVCVRDLYKLKFNPVLMKDNYQTFSQSEVEQEILEEQKFIIDADLLVYIFPTWWSGLPAILKGYFDRVFTNGFAFNMTKDGLNGLLNDKRAIIFQTTGQPEKIAKQLQLVKSMGNSIDLGILARCGIEVIIHKYFYSVPFIDHEERRKMLLEVEPIINLLQKES; from the coding sequence ATGAACACGTTAATTGTCATCGCACACCCTAATCCATCAAGCTTTAATTATTCTCTTTTGGATCGTGTCACGCATTATCTGGAGGAGTTAAATTACAATGTTTGCGTGAGGGATCTGTACAAGCTAAAGTTTAATCCCGTCCTTATGAAGGATAATTACCAGACCTTTTCTCAATCAGAAGTCGAGCAAGAAATTCTTGAGGAACAAAAATTTATTATTGATGCTGATTTGCTTGTGTATATTTTTCCCACCTGGTGGTCAGGCTTGCCTGCCATCTTAAAAGGGTATTTTGACAGGGTCTTCACAAACGGCTTCGCATTTAATATGACAAAAGATGGATTGAACGGTTTGCTGAACGATAAAAGAGCAATTATTTTTCAAACAACAGGCCAGCCTGAGAAAATTGCGAAACAGCTTCAGCTCGTAAAATCAATGGGAAACTCGATTGATCTGGGCATTCTTGCTAGATGCGGCATTGAAGTCATCATTCATAAATATTTCTACTCCGTCCCTTTTATAGATCATGAAGAACGAAGAAAAATGCTGCTTGAGGTTGAACCGATTATAAATCTTCTCCAAAAGGAATCATAA
- a CDS encoding CheR family methyltransferase, protein MHEELLNFMPENQKLTPSSIIIGIGVSVERLDALFDYFKDVKPLHSLSYIVVQTPSVKHKGFTASLMEKYLSLNVEMAEQGSAIMANTVYLSPPEHYVEILENKTIKLTPYTIIENNHFPINVLLKSLAKTQKEKAIAIVLPGKERDGFEGLKIVHQYNGFSTVQDAAGASMYSFANVFAAPENIAGYINQLHESMDDYDSFSEGAIDQILYKIQNQNGVDFSMYKKKSILRRIERRMKLLGHPLETLDEYMIFILDHPEELQRLHDDLLNGITHFFRDEEFFYQLRKTYIPKIIENNIKKDKQTCRIWIAGCSTGEEAYSYAILFSEELEKRKLDIDLQIFATDINRRSIQKASKGSYTENEVSSIPSDWLKKYFDKTGQRYSVKKILRNHIIFAPHNLIRDTPFVNLDFISCRNVMIYFQRKLQEKALSLFHFSLCDGGLLVLGPSETIGNQSEVYQPVDWKWKIFKNSFYDQKAKRNRFHLNALEAGKALANTFENIDERKNLQLDELYLSLIDQFLNPFLIINDQEEIIASSPNASQFLKTPAGSPSNSIYSRLSADLSVPISSALKKIKDHKSEIRRNHIKVTINGAPVFVEITVRRFKFNVRHYPLYVLFIHKELEGIKTNKKEFLMLDQEIYPNHCIQKLEMLINETNSKLQTTIEELEISNDELRSTNEKLIADNEELQTSNEELQVVNEDLMTVNGNFEKKIEELSSTAGEMEKMLINSNIATVFLDNEYNIKLFTSEAANVFHLIDRDVGRPIYHIASRLNYREFLDDAKKALNEMKTIQKEVEADNKDIYIVKMIPNLSNGTKADGLVILLVNITDLKATNKALQVGSHRIEHSNSSIVVASPSGRIKYVNINFCSILGKEQFEIIGQNIFDIYQNSFKVHEFKDHWDHVLKHKSWTGEEYSQGRNGTDLWEKVSFITLEDNEGNIQQIMRVAEDITHQKNSEKMLMKSEMLSAIGQLAAGIAHEIRNPLTSLKGFLQLMIQSNTYHKEYAEVMQSEFIRLESIINEFLFLSKTKSSKFETICVNDIIEDVYLILEAQAMLKGVRITKALCQDVNEVRAVPSELKQVFLNILKNAIEAMEELEGEILIQSKGEEDRVLIMIKDQGKGISKDFLDKLGEPFYTTKEKGTGLGLMVTMRIIESHKGEIIFESEEDQGTTVKIYLPCL, encoded by the coding sequence ATGCATGAAGAACTTTTGAACTTTATGCCGGAAAATCAAAAACTAACACCTTCTTCTATAATTATTGGTATCGGGGTTTCGGTTGAACGACTCGATGCACTATTTGACTATTTTAAGGATGTTAAGCCGCTACACAGTCTTTCATACATTGTTGTCCAAACACCCTCTGTAAAACATAAAGGATTTACCGCCAGCCTGATGGAAAAATACCTTTCGCTGAATGTGGAAATGGCTGAACAAGGTTCTGCCATTATGGCAAACACGGTCTACCTCAGTCCCCCAGAACATTATGTTGAGATTCTTGAAAATAAAACAATAAAGCTTACTCCTTATACCATCATTGAAAACAATCACTTTCCAATTAATGTACTTTTAAAATCTCTTGCGAAAACTCAAAAAGAAAAAGCAATTGCAATCGTTCTGCCCGGTAAAGAGAGAGACGGATTTGAAGGGTTGAAGATCGTTCATCAGTACAATGGATTCAGTACCGTGCAGGATGCTGCTGGGGCATCAATGTACTCTTTTGCCAATGTTTTTGCGGCTCCCGAAAACATAGCCGGATATATTAATCAGCTGCATGAATCAATGGATGATTATGATTCATTCTCAGAGGGGGCAATAGATCAAATCCTGTATAAAATTCAAAATCAAAATGGAGTTGATTTTTCGATGTATAAGAAAAAAAGTATACTCCGCCGTATTGAGAGAAGAATGAAATTACTTGGCCATCCGTTAGAGACATTAGATGAATATATGATTTTTATATTGGATCATCCAGAAGAATTACAAAGGCTGCATGACGATTTATTGAACGGGATTACACACTTTTTCAGAGATGAAGAATTTTTTTATCAACTGAGAAAGACTTATATTCCAAAGATTATTGAAAACAACATAAAGAAAGACAAACAAACCTGCAGAATATGGATAGCAGGATGTTCGACGGGTGAAGAAGCTTACTCGTATGCCATCCTTTTTAGTGAAGAGCTTGAAAAGCGTAAATTGGACATAGATTTACAAATTTTTGCAACCGATATTAATCGCAGGTCAATACAAAAAGCGAGCAAAGGAAGCTACACAGAAAATGAGGTTTCTTCGATTCCATCCGATTGGCTGAAAAAATATTTTGACAAAACAGGGCAGCGCTATTCAGTGAAGAAAATTCTGCGTAATCACATCATCTTTGCTCCCCACAATTTAATAAGAGATACCCCTTTTGTTAATTTGGACTTCATCAGCTGCCGTAATGTAATGATTTACTTTCAAAGAAAATTGCAGGAAAAGGCGCTTTCTTTGTTCCATTTTTCTCTCTGTGATGGAGGATTATTAGTTCTTGGACCCAGTGAGACTATCGGTAATCAGTCCGAAGTTTATCAGCCTGTAGATTGGAAATGGAAAATATTCAAAAACTCATTTTATGATCAGAAAGCAAAACGGAACCGCTTTCATCTAAACGCTCTCGAAGCAGGGAAAGCGTTGGCCAATACGTTTGAAAATATAGATGAGCGAAAAAATCTGCAATTGGATGAACTGTATCTCTCACTAATCGATCAATTTTTGAACCCTTTTTTGATTATCAATGATCAAGAAGAAATTATTGCATCTTCTCCAAATGCGAGTCAGTTTTTAAAGACTCCGGCTGGCAGTCCATCGAACAGCATCTATAGTAGGCTATCCGCCGATTTATCTGTCCCAATCAGTTCAGCCTTGAAGAAAATCAAAGATCATAAATCAGAAATCAGACGTAATCATATTAAGGTCACGATTAATGGCGCTCCCGTATTTGTTGAGATTACAGTCCGCAGATTCAAATTCAATGTGCGTCATTATCCTTTATACGTATTGTTTATTCATAAAGAATTGGAAGGAATAAAAACGAATAAAAAAGAATTTTTGATGTTAGATCAGGAAATTTATCCGAATCATTGTATTCAGAAATTAGAAATGTTAATTAACGAAACAAACTCCAAGCTGCAAACAACAATAGAAGAGCTTGAAATTTCAAATGATGAACTTCGATCCACCAACGAAAAATTAATCGCTGACAATGAAGAGCTCCAAACATCAAATGAAGAACTTCAGGTTGTAAACGAAGATTTGATGACCGTAAATGGAAATTTCGAGAAAAAGATTGAAGAGCTTTCCTCAACCGCGGGTGAAATGGAAAAAATGCTGATAAACTCTAATATCGCAACTGTTTTCTTGGATAATGAATACAACATTAAACTATTTACTTCTGAAGCAGCAAATGTTTTTCATTTAATTGACCGTGATGTTGGAAGACCTATTTACCACATTGCCAGCCGGTTAAATTATCGCGAGTTTCTTGACGACGCGAAAAAGGCATTAAACGAGATGAAAACGATTCAAAAAGAGGTGGAAGCTGACAATAAGGACATATATATTGTCAAAATGATTCCGAATTTGTCAAATGGAACCAAAGCGGACGGACTTGTCATTCTTTTAGTCAATATAACTGATCTTAAAGCTACAAACAAAGCCTTGCAAGTTGGTTCACATAGGATTGAACACAGCAATTCAAGCATTGTGGTTGCATCTCCGAGTGGAAGAATTAAATACGTCAATATTAATTTCTGTTCGATTTTAGGAAAAGAGCAATTTGAAATCATTGGACAAAACATATTTGATATTTATCAAAATTCCTTCAAAGTACATGAATTTAAGGACCATTGGGACCATGTGCTTAAACATAAAAGCTGGACCGGCGAAGAATACTCTCAAGGGAGAAACGGCACAGACTTATGGGAAAAGGTTTCCTTTATTACTCTCGAGGATAATGAAGGAAATATCCAGCAAATTATGCGGGTCGCAGAGGATATTACCCATCAAAAGAATTCGGAAAAAATGCTGATGAAATCAGAAATGCTTTCTGCTATCGGACAGCTGGCAGCAGGAATTGCCCATGAAATCAGAAATCCGCTGACATCCTTAAAAGGCTTTCTGCAGCTTATGATTCAAAGCAATACGTATCACAAGGAATATGCAGAGGTAATGCAATCGGAATTTATTCGGCTGGAGTCAATTATCAATGAGTTTTTATTTTTATCCAAAACCAAATCATCCAAGTTTGAGACTATATGTGTGAACGACATTATCGAAGATGTTTATTTGATATTAGAAGCACAGGCAATGCTTAAGGGCGTTCGTATAACAAAAGCGCTTTGCCAGGATGTAAATGAGGTTCGTGCAGTTCCATCCGAACTCAAGCAGGTGTTTTTAAACATTTTAAAAAATGCAATCGAGGCAATGGAAGAGCTTGAAGGTGAAATATTGATTCAATCGAAGGGTGAAGAAGACCGTGTATTGATTATGATTAAAGACCAAGGGAAGGGAATTTCGAAGGATTTTCTTGATAAGCTTGGTGAACCTTTTTATACAACGAAAGAAAAAGGAACAGGGCTTGGTCTGATGGTTACAATGAGAATCATTGAAAGCCATAAAGGAGAAATCATTTTTGAGAGTGAAGAAGACCAGGGGACAACAGTGAAAATTTACCTTCCTTGCTTGTAA
- a CDS encoding collagenase, translating into MEKFLKVTAVIILLTGAVLHIILASLPILLAAFTDEGALVNETISFLEESYTEEEIKESLDMIPYQHVNVYYSEEEEDILPLTEETLDYAIEVNRNLLDYHPPEDDTLDLIFFENRGQMERFSNLRDISGFYSEQNQLIGLLPEEKEKLASEEEFSVYLYQRILIHEYTHYALHQKLREINVDPEEMPLWFHEGVAEWIANYEIELEPMDLSPVPFEKLMTDEDWQNSRFDYSTDIYLQSYYMINELVESFGEDILLSIINETRTNGDFNKAFQEATNESLKDFEKLFIQEYSTEEKTAQEMNLDAVS; encoded by the coding sequence TTGGAAAAGTTCTTAAAAGTAACAGCAGTTATAATCTTATTAACGGGAGCAGTTTTACACATAATTCTTGCCTCACTTCCAATTCTGTTGGCGGCATTTACGGACGAAGGAGCACTGGTTAATGAAACAATATCGTTTCTAGAGGAATCTTATACAGAAGAGGAAATTAAGGAATCACTTGATATGATTCCATATCAGCATGTTAATGTGTATTATTCAGAAGAGGAAGAGGATATTCTTCCATTAACAGAGGAAACGCTTGATTATGCAATTGAAGTAAATCGAAATCTATTAGACTATCATCCTCCTGAAGATGATACTCTTGATTTAATTTTTTTTGAAAATAGGGGACAGATGGAGAGATTCTCCAACCTGCGGGATATTTCCGGGTTTTATTCCGAGCAAAATCAGCTAATCGGCCTTTTGCCGGAAGAAAAGGAAAAACTGGCCTCAGAAGAAGAGTTTTCTGTATATTTATATCAACGTATCCTTATTCATGAATATACGCATTATGCTCTCCATCAAAAATTAAGGGAAATAAATGTGGACCCGGAGGAAATGCCGTTATGGTTTCATGAAGGGGTTGCGGAGTGGATAGCAAATTATGAAATTGAGTTGGAGCCTATGGATCTTTCTCCTGTGCCTTTTGAAAAATTAATGACCGACGAAGATTGGCAAAATTCCCGGTTTGATTATTCAACTGATATTTATTTGCAGAGCTACTATATGATTAATGAGCTTGTGGAAAGCTTTGGAGAAGACATTTTACTTTCCATTATTAATGAAACGAGGACGAACGGAGATTTTAATAAAGCTTTTCAAGAGGCTACGAATGAATCTTTGAAGGATTTTGAAAAATTATTTATACAAGAATATTCTACAGAAGAAAAAACGGCACAAGAAATGAATCTTGATGCCGTTTCTTAG
- a CDS encoding YhcN/YlaJ family sporulation lipoprotein, with protein MINKKLALSAILVPFILTAGCGMNNAGDNGRRDNNPYENVNYRDMNRPDNVGNDMADDNQNQGNQNQGNQNEDNQMKVADEAADKVNEVEGVENATVIVTENNAFVAVALEGNKEGNITDDVKNKISDKVKSTDESINNVYVSANPDFFDRMQDYGNRINQGEPIAGFFDEFGETVRRVFPTAE; from the coding sequence ATGATAAACAAAAAATTAGCGCTATCAGCTATTTTAGTACCATTTATCCTCACTGCCGGCTGTGGAATGAATAATGCAGGGGATAACGGACGACGGGACAACAATCCTTATGAAAATGTAAATTACAGGGATATGAACAGACCGGATAACGTGGGCAATGATATGGCTGATGATAACCAAAATCAAGGTAACCAAAATCAAGGTAACCAAAATGAAGATAACCAAATGAAGGTTGCCGATGAAGCTGCTGACAAAGTGAATGAAGTGGAAGGCGTCGAAAACGCGACAGTTATCGTTACTGAAAATAACGCATTTGTTGCCGTAGCTTTAGAAGGAAATAAAGAAGGAAATATTACAGATGATGTAAAAAATAAAATTTCTGATAAAGTAAAATCAACCGACGAGAGCATCAATAACGTTTACGTCTCAGCGAATCCGGATTTCTTTGATCGCATGCAGGATTACGGAAATCGGATCAACCAAGGAGAACCGATTGCAGGATTCTTTGATGAGTTTGGAGAAACTGTACGCAGAGTTTTTCCTACAGCTGAATAA
- a CDS encoding spore coat protein, translated as MQQQNQQINMNQQNMPMNHGGHEVFDLQEVLSGMISVLDQYIMFRQYVKDPELLDMLDRQYQFISNHYNITVECFKTGRKPAQETSTYMMKQDRQVTYGIKAAQPKKPCQSLSEVKDAGLSGHMLGLIKSQTTMLTMAALESTNPVVRRVVADQIPNYIEMAYEIFLYQNKHEYYQVPQLSPEDMQKATASFAPANGNPQMPNAGSNQGTLH; from the coding sequence ATGCAGCAGCAAAATCAGCAAATAAACATGAATCAACAGAATATGCCTATGAATCATGGCGGACATGAGGTTTTTGATTTACAAGAAGTGTTGTCAGGTATGATAAGTGTACTGGATCAATATATAATGTTCAGACAATACGTAAAGGATCCGGAGCTTCTCGACATGTTGGACCGTCAATACCAGTTTATCTCAAATCATTATAACATTACGGTTGAATGCTTCAAAACAGGAAGGAAACCTGCCCAAGAAACTTCAACCTACATGATGAAACAAGATCGCCAAGTCACATATGGAATTAAGGCTGCCCAGCCAAAAAAACCTTGCCAATCATTATCTGAAGTAAAAGACGCAGGACTAAGCGGCCATATGCTTGGATTAATCAAATCACAAACTACCATGCTAACCATGGCAGCTCTTGAGTCAACCAATCCTGTCGTGCGAAGAGTTGTAGCAGATCAAATTCCAAATTATATTGAAATGGCCTACGAAATCTTTTTGTATCAAAATAAACATGAGTATTACCAAGTCCCACAGCTTTCACCAGAGGATATGCAAAAAGCAACCGCCTCTTTTGCCCCTGCAAACGGCAATCCACAAATGCCGAACGCAGGCTCGAATCAAGGAACCTTGCATTAA
- a CDS encoding class D sortase — protein MKKMKVFSLLLIACGLAFAGYGIWKIVDGNIKTGESMAQAKEVINKPSGKENTVESFTPTMGDAVGILSIPRLETELPIVEGTDPDDLEKGVGHYKGSFYPDQNGQIVMSGHRDTVFRRTGELEIGDSLKIQLSYGTFEYKITDTKIVDQNDTSVITLQHEKEELILTTCYPFSYVGNAPERYIIYAERK, from the coding sequence ATGAAAAAAATGAAAGTCTTTTCCCTTTTGTTAATTGCTTGCGGCCTTGCTTTTGCAGGTTATGGAATATGGAAGATCGTTGATGGAAATATTAAAACAGGTGAATCAATGGCTCAAGCAAAAGAAGTCATTAATAAACCGTCCGGCAAGGAAAACACAGTTGAATCCTTTACTCCAACTATGGGTGATGCTGTGGGGATACTGAGCATTCCTCGTCTTGAAACGGAGCTTCCGATCGTTGAAGGGACTGATCCCGATGATCTTGAAAAAGGAGTCGGCCATTACAAAGGAAGCTTTTATCCCGACCAGAACGGCCAGATTGTTATGTCTGGGCATAGAGATACAGTATTCCGGCGGACGGGAGAACTGGAAATCGGTGATTCATTGAAAATTCAGCTTTCCTATGGGACTTTCGAATACAAAATTACCGATACGAAAATTGTCGACCAGAATGATACCTCTGTCATTACTCTGCAACATGAGAAGGAAGAACTAATATTAACGACGTGCTATCCATTTTCCTATGTTGGCAATGCTCCTGAAAGATACATCATATACGCAGAACGGAAATAG